The proteins below are encoded in one region of Belonocnema kinseyi isolate 2016_QV_RU_SX_M_011 chromosome 1, B_treatae_v1, whole genome shotgun sequence:
- the LOC117177885 gene encoding uncharacterized protein LOC117177885: MDELTPQQKNLTEQFLTQHMAHFDKVNGATPLIDHEICLEDSTPLKQRYRPRNPATQKNIVEEVAKRLEEGVIQLSNSLWSSPVVITRRNDGRPRFCVDFR, encoded by the coding sequence ATGGATGAACTGACACCGCAACAGAAAAACCTCACGGAACAATTCTTAACTCAACATATGGCGCATTTCGATAAAGTTAACGGCGCCACTCCACTTATCGACCACGAGATCTGTTTAGAAGACTCAACGCCACTCAAACAACGCTACCGACCAAGGAATCCAGCCACCCAGAAAAACATCGTCGAAGAAGTTGCAAAGAGGCTAGAGGAGGGGGTTATACAACTATCCAATAGTCTATGGAGCTCACCAGTGGTTATCACACGACGCAACGATGGAAGACCGAGGTTTTGCGTTGACTTTCGCTGA